From the Erythrolamprus reginae isolate rEryReg1 chromosome Z, rEryReg1.hap1, whole genome shotgun sequence genome, one window contains:
- the FANCD2OS gene encoding FANCD2 opposite strand protein yields the protein MASGYQLWAPWSPLDESLQWLRGAVPRSSSTKHPFRGGQSPATATDLEVQLCFQGLSLVLESSPKTGMKQPLASQLVEEPRACNRTVHKPQAVRLIGLDSVFGHLVTAQPPHWTGSLRVSERSAFCQVISPQQRRPHGLHEPQVHMAMAMCRQMLRAILLLYAAYKKCAFALQHSR from the coding sequence ATGGCCAGTGGATACCAGCTGTGGGCACCCTGGTCCCCATTGGATGAATCTCTGCAATGGCTGCGGGGTGCTGTGCCCAGATCCAGCAGCACTAAACATCCTTTCCGGGGAGGGCAAAGTCCAGCCACTGCCACTGATTTGGAAGTGCAACTTTGCTTCCAGGGACTGAGTCTGGTGTTGGAGTCTAGTCCTAAGACTGGGATGAAGCAACCATTAGCCTCCCAATTGGTAGAAGAACCTAGGGCATGCAATAGAACTGTGCACAAGCCACAGGCAGTGAGGCTTATAGGGCTTGACTCAGTCTTTGGGCATCTTGTGACTGCACAGCCTCCCCACTGGACTGGCTCATTGAGGGTTTCAGAGCGGTCAGCCTTCTGTCAAGTGATAAGTCCTCAGCAACGCAGACCCCATGGCCTCCATGAACCACAAGTGCACATGGCTATGGCCATGTGTCGACAAATGCTGCGTGCCATTCTCTTACTTTATGCTGCCTACAAAAAATGTGCCTTTGCTTTACAACATTCCCGCTAA